A section of the Pontibacter deserti genome encodes:
- a CDS encoding pyridoxine 5'-phosphate synthase, with translation MTKLSVNINKIATLRNARGGDRPNVVQAAKDCERFGAQGITVHPRPDERHIRYQDVYDLKPIVTTEFNIEGNPTPDFLKLVKDVKPEQVTLVPDAPDAITSNAGWDTIKHKDFLTDIISEMKSLGIRTSIFVDPMESMIEGAAIVGTDRVELYTEDYARRYHTNREAAIVPYVKAAVKAQEYGIGLNAGHDLDLDNLKYLKDNLPGLLEVSIGHALICDALYFGLENTIQLYLRQLK, from the coding sequence ATGACCAAACTGAGTGTAAATATAAACAAAATAGCCACGCTGCGTAATGCCCGCGGCGGCGACAGGCCAAATGTAGTGCAGGCGGCAAAAGACTGCGAGCGTTTCGGAGCACAGGGCATAACCGTGCACCCACGTCCCGATGAGCGCCATATCCGCTACCAGGATGTGTACGACCTGAAACCTATAGTTACTACCGAATTTAACATAGAAGGCAACCCGACTCCTGATTTTCTGAAGCTTGTTAAAGACGTGAAGCCGGAGCAGGTAACGCTTGTACCCGATGCACCGGATGCCATTACCTCAAACGCCGGTTGGGATACAATAAAGCACAAAGATTTCCTGACGGATATAATCTCTGAGATGAAAAGCCTGGGAATCCGCACCTCTATTTTCGTGGACCCGATGGAAAGCATGATTGAAGGTGCAGCTATAGTTGGTACCGACCGCGTAGAACTATACACCGAAGATTACGCACGCCGCTACCATACCAACCGCGAAGCAGCTATAGTCCCTTATGTAAAAGCTGCTGTAAAGGCTCAGGAATATGGCATCGGCCTAAACGCCGGTCACGACCTGGACCTGGACAACCTGAAGTACCTGAAAGATAATCTGCCGGGTTTGCTGGAAGTAAGTATAGGCCACGCCCTGATCTGCGACGCTTTATACTTTGGCCTGGAGAACACGATACAGCTATACCTGCGCCAGCTTAAATAA
- a CDS encoding GatB/YqeY domain-containing protein encodes MTLKERVEGDIKQAMLAKDKPRLQALRSIKSLILLAETEKGGGEGLTPDTELKLLTKAAKQRRESAEVYTQQNREDLAQIELGELAVIEEYLPKQLDEGDLRTRLLEIIQRVGATGPSDLGRVMGVASKELAGQADGRAISSAVGALLNNTDF; translated from the coding sequence ATGACCTTAAAAGAAAGAGTAGAAGGCGATATAAAGCAGGCCATGCTGGCGAAAGATAAACCACGCTTACAGGCTTTAAGAAGTATAAAATCGCTGATACTGCTGGCCGAAACTGAAAAAGGCGGCGGCGAAGGCTTAACCCCCGACACAGAACTTAAACTGCTGACGAAAGCAGCCAAACAGCGTCGCGAATCGGCGGAAGTATATACCCAACAGAACCGCGAAGACCTGGCGCAGATTGAACTGGGCGAACTGGCTGTAATAGAAGAATACCTGCCAAAACAGTTGGATGAAGGCGACCTCCGTACCAGATTACTGGAAATCATTCAGCGTGTAGGCGCAACCGGCCCTTCTGATCTGGGTCGTGTAATGGGTGTAGCGTCTAAAGAACTGGCTGGCCAGGCAGATGGTCGTGCCATCTCTTCGGCGGTAGGTGCGTTACTTAATAACACCGATTTTTAA
- a CDS encoding CvpA family protein gives MSTFDYFLLVPILFGAFMGYRKGLLLELVSLVALVVAILGGLKLLHVALPVVRDFVGDVGGVLPYFTFLLVFIGIILAVYLLGFILKKVLDFTPFGFFDNVLGAILGALKWCCAISLLLYVSDMAGISITPETASESIVYPVVLKATPYALDILGYVLPFVKTLISSLKGFF, from the coding sequence GTGAGTACCTTCGATTATTTCCTGCTGGTTCCGATCTTGTTTGGCGCATTTATGGGCTACCGTAAAGGGTTGCTGCTGGAGTTAGTGTCGTTGGTGGCGCTAGTGGTGGCTATACTTGGCGGACTAAAACTGTTGCACGTGGCGCTGCCTGTAGTTCGGGATTTTGTAGGCGATGTGGGCGGTGTGCTGCCTTACTTTACGTTCCTGCTTGTTTTCATCGGAATTATACTTGCGGTATATCTGCTCGGCTTCATCCTAAAAAAGGTATTAGACTTTACTCCCTTCGGCTTTTTCGATAATGTGCTGGGAGCTATACTTGGCGCTCTGAAATGGTGCTGCGCTATCAGTTTGTTGCTTTACGTTTCCGATATGGCTGGTATCAGCATCACCCCTGAAACCGCATCCGAATCTATAGTTTACCCGGTTGTGCTTAAAGCTACGCCTTATGCTTTGGATATTCTGGGGTATGTGCTTCCGTTTGTGAAGACGTTGATCTCTTCTTTGAAGGGGTTCTTTTAA
- a CDS encoding PH domain-containing protein, producing the protein MGLLLRVFYGTLYKVEDGKLMYKSGFLWSEINISNIRQLVIGETMWVGLRPASKGIIVKYNRYDEIYIAPENNLELVEDLKTINPSIEIIYKD; encoded by the coding sequence ATGGGGTTACTATTACGGGTATTCTACGGAACCTTGTATAAAGTGGAAGATGGCAAACTAATGTATAAGTCAGGATTTCTATGGAGCGAGATCAATATCAGCAACATCCGGCAGCTTGTAATCGGCGAAACTATGTGGGTAGGTCTTAGGCCAGCGAGTAAAGGTATTATTGTAAAGTATAATCGCTACGACGAGATCTACATCGCCCCGGAAAACAACCTGGAGTTAGTAGAAGATCTTAAAACTATAAACCCAAGTATAGAAATCATCTATAAAGACTAA
- a CDS encoding anthranilate synthase component II, with the protein MLLLLDNFDSFTYNLVDYFGQLGVEAHVVRNNVPLSEIKKLPIEAIVLSPGPGTPKGAGVLMDVIHEYHERVPMLGICLGHQALGEFFGAKLEKGEKPMHGKISEITCEPDPIFKNLPAKMPVVRYHSLVLRHTPPSIIPLAHTATGELMAFKHNTLPLYALQFHPEAALTTYGLEMLRNWVSIANIAV; encoded by the coding sequence ATGCTTCTCCTGCTCGATAATTTTGATTCGTTTACCTATAACCTAGTGGATTACTTTGGCCAGTTGGGTGTGGAGGCGCATGTGGTGCGGAACAATGTGCCCTTGTCAGAGATAAAAAAACTGCCAATTGAAGCTATAGTTCTATCGCCGGGGCCAGGAACACCGAAAGGGGCAGGGGTGCTGATGGATGTGATACACGAATACCACGAACGTGTACCGATGCTGGGCATCTGCTTAGGGCATCAGGCGTTGGGCGAATTCTTTGGGGCAAAGCTGGAGAAGGGTGAAAAACCCATGCATGGTAAGATCTCTGAAATAACCTGTGAGCCTGATCCGATCTTTAAAAACCTGCCAGCAAAGATGCCGGTGGTGCGGTATCATTCGCTGGTGCTGCGTCATACGCCGCCAAGTATAATTCCGCTTGCACATACTGCTACTGGCGAGCTAATGGCATTTAAGCATAACACACTGCCATTATATGCGTTACAATTCCATCCGGAAGCTGCCTTAACTACTTATGGTTTAGAAATGCTTCGAAATTGGGTTAGTATTGCTAATATTGCAGTATAA
- a CDS encoding alpha/beta fold hydrolase → MDLQIRKDGEFQYIDEGQGEVLLLLHGLFGALSNWKGVVDYFSQNYRVVIPLMPIYEMSLHKAGVPGLVHFVEDFVKFKKLDNLSLLGNSLGGHVALVYTLNNPDKVKRLVLTGSSGLFEDSMGGSFPKRGNYEYVKERVEYTFYSPETATKELVDEVFNITNSNAKCLRIIAIAKSAQRHNMAKDITNIKVPTLLIWGLNDTITPPLVAHEFNRLIPNSDLYFIDKCGHAPMMEHPEKFNSILEKFLSKTTVEQTT, encoded by the coding sequence ATGGATTTACAAATCAGAAAAGACGGCGAATTTCAGTATATAGATGAAGGACAAGGTGAAGTGTTGTTATTGCTTCATGGTTTGTTTGGTGCCCTGAGCAACTGGAAAGGTGTTGTAGATTACTTTTCTCAGAATTACCGGGTGGTTATTCCACTCATGCCTATTTACGAAATGTCGCTGCACAAAGCAGGCGTACCAGGTTTGGTGCACTTTGTAGAAGACTTTGTAAAGTTTAAAAAGCTTGATAATCTGTCGTTGCTGGGTAACTCCCTTGGCGGACATGTAGCGTTGGTTTATACTTTAAATAACCCGGATAAAGTAAAGCGCCTGGTTCTTACCGGCAGCTCTGGCCTGTTTGAAGACTCTATGGGTGGGTCGTTTCCGAAGCGTGGCAACTACGAGTATGTAAAAGAGCGTGTAGAGTATACTTTCTACAGCCCTGAAACAGCTACCAAAGAGCTGGTGGATGAAGTTTTCAACATTACGAACAGCAATGCCAAGTGTTTGCGTATTATAGCTATCGCCAAATCGGCGCAGCGCCACAACATGGCAAAAGATATCACAAACATTAAAGTGCCAACCCTGTTAATCTGGGGATTGAACGATACTATTACGCCGCCATTGGTAGCACATGAGTTTAACAGGCTCATCCCGAATTCGGATTTATACTTTATTGATAAGTGCGGACATGCACCAATGATGGAACATCCGGAGAAGTTTAATAGTATCTTAGAGAAATTTTTAAGTAAAACTACCGTAGAACAAACTACATGA
- a CDS encoding CBS domain-containing protein encodes MIAEELINQMIPPLKLYDTVEKALRWMDEFRVNDLPVVSNRKYLGMATEYSLVDLVDRNITLKEVELEHKDVHVMHFQHFYDVMEAAIKNKIQVVPVLDEMQEYMGIITINDTLAAFGQMSALQGQGSILVLSMPERDYSLSQISRLIEEENTKILSAYVSPDELDPYSIKLTLKLNATDLSRIIATLERFEYRVTAQFQDSNSFDVGKDRLDMLFKYLDI; translated from the coding sequence ATGATCGCAGAAGAACTCATCAACCAAATGATCCCGCCGCTTAAACTCTATGATACCGTAGAGAAGGCGTTGCGCTGGATGGATGAGTTCCGTGTTAACGATCTGCCTGTGGTAAGCAATCGCAAATACCTGGGCATGGCTACTGAATATAGTTTAGTTGATCTGGTAGACCGTAACATAACGCTAAAAGAGGTAGAACTGGAACACAAAGATGTTCATGTCATGCACTTTCAGCATTTTTACGATGTAATGGAGGCTGCCATCAAGAACAAGATACAGGTAGTGCCCGTGCTGGACGAGATGCAGGAGTATATGGGTATTATAACTATAAACGATACCCTGGCTGCTTTCGGGCAGATGTCGGCCTTGCAGGGGCAGGGCAGTATACTGGTGCTGAGCATGCCTGAGCGCGACTATTCCCTGAGCCAGATCAGCCGCCTGATAGAAGAAGAGAATACCAAAATTCTGAGTGCTTATGTGTCACCTGACGAGCTGGACCCCTACAGCATAAAGCTGACGCTTAAGTTAAATGCCACCGACCTTTCCCGTATAATTGCTACACTCGAACGGTTTGAGTACCGTGTTACTGCCCAGTTCCAGGATAGTAATTCTTTTGACGTGGGTAAAGATCGGCTGGATATGTTATTCAAGTACCTGGATATTTAA
- a CDS encoding POTRA domain-containing protein, which yields MVAGASPCTVPVAVIHEVQLQGNETTKDFVLLRELTFQVGDSVKVENLENLLEENRKRIYNLRLFHYVNYSYTCNEGLVIVTYQVQERVYLYPIPIFDFADRNFNAWLEKKDLNRIDYGFTLTRKNFRGRNEDVRLRLQHGFNRRIELSYRVPYLAGSRNFGYEIGVADYRSHTISYNILNNRQYFFEQEEGMPINRTGVAAAIIHRQSVQRQSALRLSYNHEEISDTVVSLNPDYFNTDKTNRNYIRVDLSRAVNQRNTFAYPLTGSYFDAGIGHAFFLNDTGTGFTTARAKYVTYTALPHKFYYTVGAEAQVRIGSNFAVTDNIALGYRSLVRGYELYVVGGQHYGLFKQGLSRELFNIKGIHLKFIRSPKLNTVPLALYLNAFTDAGYTIDNTYEASNPLTNRLLLGGGIGLHVVTFYDIVLRGEYTVNREGDRGLYLNMGYPF from the coding sequence ATGGTTGCAGGTGCATCGCCTTGTACGGTTCCGGTTGCAGTTATACACGAAGTACAGTTGCAGGGCAACGAAACCACAAAAGACTTTGTGCTGCTCCGCGAACTCACCTTTCAGGTTGGAGATTCAGTTAAAGTTGAGAACCTGGAAAACCTGCTCGAAGAAAACCGCAAACGCATCTATAATCTCAGGCTCTTTCATTATGTAAACTATAGCTATACTTGTAACGAGGGGCTGGTTATAGTTACTTACCAGGTACAGGAGCGCGTATACCTGTATCCCATTCCTATCTTCGATTTTGCAGACCGTAACTTTAATGCCTGGCTCGAGAAAAAAGACCTGAACCGCATCGATTACGGATTTACCCTAACGCGTAAAAACTTCAGGGGCCGGAATGAAGATGTGCGCCTGCGCCTGCAGCATGGCTTTAACCGCCGGATAGAACTATCTTACCGCGTACCATACTTAGCTGGCAGCCGAAACTTTGGTTATGAGATTGGTGTAGCAGATTACCGCAGCCATACGATCAGCTATAACATACTTAACAACCGGCAATATTTCTTTGAGCAGGAGGAAGGCATGCCTATAAACCGAACAGGTGTTGCTGCCGCCATTATTCACCGGCAAAGTGTGCAGCGGCAATCAGCGCTCCGGCTTTCCTACAATCACGAAGAGATATCAGATACTGTCGTCTCCCTGAATCCGGACTATTTTAATACAGATAAAACTAACCGTAACTACATCAGGGTGGATCTTAGCCGTGCTGTAAACCAACGGAACACATTTGCCTATCCTTTAACAGGCAGTTACTTTGATGCAGGTATAGGCCATGCTTTTTTCCTGAATGATACAGGCACCGGGTTTACAACTGCCCGGGCCAAGTATGTAACGTATACTGCATTACCGCATAAATTTTATTATACTGTAGGTGCAGAAGCACAAGTGCGTATAGGTAGTAACTTTGCCGTTACCGATAACATTGCACTGGGCTATAGGTCGTTAGTGCGCGGCTATGAACTGTATGTGGTGGGCGGGCAGCATTACGGCCTGTTTAAGCAAGGGCTCTCTAGAGAACTGTTCAACATCAAAGGCATCCACCTGAAGTTTATCCGTAGTCCTAAGCTAAACACAGTGCCGCTAGCTTTATACTTAAATGCCTTTACAGATGCCGGCTATACTATAGATAATACTTATGAAGCCAGTAACCCGCTTACCAACCGGTTGTTATTGGGTGGCGGTATTGGGCTGCATGTGGTAACATTTTACGATATTGTGCTGCGCGGAGAGTATACTGTTAACCGTGAAGGCGACCGGGGCCTGTACCTGAACATGGGGTATCCATTTTAA
- a CDS encoding NAD kinase, whose product MKIAILGKPFSERIAPFIQKLFDELLLRKADIMLVEHFQLYLQNTLEIPNDIPTFKRGDDLTGVDVVLSIGGDGTLLDTVTYVGAQQIPILGINTGRLGFLATISHDSINVALDALYKGHYTLDDRALIRVDSDQEIFDGINFGLNEFSVLKRDSSSMIAVHTYIDGEYLNSYWADGLVVATPTGSTGYSLSAGGPLVLPQTNNFIISPVCPHNLNVRPMIVSDRSVISFEVEGRSSSYLASLDSRSVPVDMNVQLAVRRENFVARLVKLHHVNFLSTLRSKLNWGIDNRNLFQK is encoded by the coding sequence ATGAAGATTGCTATACTTGGTAAACCATTCAGCGAACGTATCGCACCTTTCATACAAAAGCTATTCGATGAGCTGTTGCTGCGCAAAGCTGACATCATGCTGGTAGAGCATTTCCAGTTATACCTGCAGAATACCTTAGAAATACCTAACGATATACCCACCTTTAAGCGCGGCGATGACCTAACCGGCGTAGATGTGGTATTAAGTATTGGCGGAGACGGTACCTTACTGGACACAGTTACTTATGTAGGAGCACAGCAGATTCCTATACTTGGTATAAACACTGGCCGCTTAGGCTTTCTGGCCACCATCTCACACGACAGTATAAACGTTGCACTCGATGCACTTTACAAAGGCCATTATACTTTAGACGACCGCGCACTTATCCGGGTAGATTCCGATCAGGAGATTTTTGATGGCATTAACTTCGGATTAAATGAGTTTAGCGTACTAAAACGCGATAGTTCATCTATGATTGCGGTGCATACGTATATTGATGGTGAATACCTGAACTCTTACTGGGCAGATGGGCTGGTTGTGGCTACGCCAACCGGGTCTACAGGGTACTCACTAAGTGCCGGAGGTCCGTTAGTGCTGCCCCAAACCAACAATTTTATCATTTCACCCGTATGTCCTCACAATCTGAATGTGCGGCCCATGATAGTATCAGACAGAAGTGTGATCTCTTTTGAAGTGGAAGGCCGTAGCAGCAGTTACCTTGCCTCTCTCGATTCCAGATCTGTACCTGTTGATATGAATGTTCAGTTAGCTGTTAGGCGAGAAAACTTCGTGGCAAGGTTAGTTAAGTTGCATCATGTTAACTTCCTATCAACGCTGCGCAGTAAGCTTAACTGGGGTATAGATAACAGGAATCTCTTCCAAAAGTGA
- a CDS encoding DUF6089 family protein — MRKICTLVLLLTFAMTLVSTDADAQRFTLRKRYASVGVHLGAMNYFGDIVPEPDFTSLRFKSTRPNIGITYTYRYFPRISVRASLNWGRIIGDDVKSAALNETENAGRYRRNLSFRNDIKELSAVAIVDLFENRQTYRRRPDFVPYGFVGVAVLHHNPKAYYESGSHPGLAGDQDIPTGWYELQPLGTEGQHIDGAGNPEPYKRVQVAIPFGLGVRYKLDRYWDLSFEVGWRKTFTDYLDDASSAYVDKASLLSSANGSPNRQASAIFSDRSAEGEFTSSIIADPNPGVPYKRLNGYGTPANQRRGDKTDKDWYIVSGVNINYILTPRIRSPKFR; from the coding sequence ATGAGAAAAATTTGTACCCTTGTTCTGCTGCTTACTTTTGCCATGACCCTGGTGTCTACTGATGCAGATGCTCAGCGCTTTACCTTGAGGAAGCGGTACGCATCTGTAGGAGTGCATCTGGGAGCGATGAATTACTTTGGTGATATCGTGCCTGAGCCGGATTTTACCAGTCTTCGCTTTAAATCAACAAGACCAAACATAGGTATAACCTATACTTACCGTTATTTTCCACGTATCTCTGTCCGTGCCAGCTTAAACTGGGGGCGCATTATAGGTGATGACGTGAAAAGTGCAGCACTGAATGAAACAGAGAACGCAGGGCGTTACAGACGTAACCTGTCTTTCCGAAACGACATTAAAGAACTAAGTGCAGTAGCTATAGTTGACCTGTTCGAGAACCGTCAGACTTACCGCCGCCGTCCGGACTTTGTGCCTTATGGTTTTGTGGGGGTGGCTGTGCTGCATCATAACCCAAAAGCATATTATGAGTCTGGCTCTCACCCGGGCTTAGCCGGAGACCAGGATATACCTACTGGCTGGTATGAATTGCAGCCACTGGGTACCGAAGGGCAACATATTGACGGCGCAGGTAACCCTGAACCCTATAAACGCGTTCAGGTTGCTATACCATTTGGCTTAGGTGTACGTTACAAACTTGACAGATACTGGGACCTTAGCTTTGAAGTAGGCTGGAGAAAAACATTTACAGATTACTTAGATGATGCAAGCTCTGCTTATGTTGATAAGGCTTCGCTTTTAAGCTCTGCAAACGGCAGCCCTAACAGACAGGCATCCGCTATTTTCTCTGACCGTAGTGCTGAAGGGGAATTTACAAGCTCAATAATAGCAGATCCTAATCCAGGCGTTCCTTACAAGCGTTTAAATGGTTACGGAACGCCGGCCAATCAGCGTCGGGGCGATAAAACAGATAAAGACTGGTATATCGTATCCGGCGTAAACATAAATTATATTTTAACACCTAGAATCAGAAGTCCGAAGTTTAGATAA
- the porG gene encoding type IX secretion system protein PorG — MTLHRIRQALLICVMLQIGSAFFSTEAIAQRSVSTSEIGVGIGGANYKGELAPNYRFLNNQPAITGFYRRDLTNTFTARGGVMLSHRIVDDNTIGDAVQDLPLSDYRQAELRLSLAEVSLVMEYNFLDYYDLSQKIRLSPYFFAGVAGLIYNKKLTTDNPALEPRLNKVFDTDLTISVPFGVGVKYALSKHWNLGLEFGTRMLFNDNMDFLQEVDGKDVANPYDKDWYYYNGISLSYTIYRINCPPPYKRQPGILD; from the coding sequence ATGACTTTACATAGAATCCGACAAGCACTCCTTATTTGTGTAATGCTGCAAATAGGGAGTGCTTTTTTTAGCACAGAAGCTATCGCCCAGCGTTCTGTTTCTACAAGTGAGATAGGAGTAGGTATAGGTGGCGCCAACTATAAAGGAGAACTTGCGCCTAATTACCGCTTTCTTAATAATCAGCCTGCAATTACGGGCTTCTACCGCCGCGACCTAACCAATACATTTACAGCCAGAGGCGGCGTTATGCTTAGCCACCGGATAGTAGATGATAACACCATAGGAGATGCTGTGCAGGATCTGCCGTTATCAGATTACAGGCAGGCGGAGCTGCGACTGAGCTTAGCTGAAGTATCACTGGTCATGGAGTATAACTTCCTGGATTATTATGACCTTTCTCAAAAGATACGCCTATCCCCATACTTCTTTGCAGGGGTAGCAGGCCTCATCTATAACAAAAAGCTTACAACAGATAATCCTGCTCTGGAACCCAGGTTAAATAAAGTATTTGATACTGATCTTACTATCAGCGTGCCTTTTGGGGTAGGTGTAAAGTATGCGCTTAGCAAGCACTGGAACCTTGGTCTGGAGTTTGGTACCAGAATGCTATTTAACGATAACATGGATTTCCTGCAGGAAGTAGATGGTAAAGATGTGGCCAACCCCTATGATAAAGACTGGTATTACTACAACGGCATTAGCCTTTCTTATACCATTTACAGAATTAATTGCCCACCTCCTTACAAACGCCAGCCCGGCATATTGGATTAA
- a CDS encoding isoprenyl transferase: MDLREKVDINNLPKHIAVIMDGNGRWAKQRGGLRIFGHKNAITAVRETVEAAAELGVEYLTLYAFSTENWSRPASEVSALMQLLVTTIRKETATLNKNNIRLQTIGDTESLPKSCRQELQEAIEITSGNSRMTLVLALSYSGRWELAQAMRKLAGKVEQGEISAAEITEGMIADHLATAGMPDPELLIRTSGEMRISNFLLWQLAYTELYITELLWPDFRKEHLYEAILSYQRRERRFGKTSEQLIK; this comes from the coding sequence ATGGATCTTAGGGAGAAAGTAGATATAAACAATTTACCCAAGCACATAGCCGTTATTATGGACGGTAATGGGCGTTGGGCTAAGCAACGTGGGGGCTTACGCATTTTCGGGCATAAGAACGCAATTACTGCTGTCCGGGAAACAGTTGAAGCTGCTGCTGAGCTTGGTGTTGAATACCTGACCCTATACGCATTCTCTACAGAGAACTGGTCCAGGCCAGCAAGTGAGGTTTCGGCACTGATGCAGCTTTTAGTAACAACTATACGCAAAGAAACCGCTACACTTAACAAAAATAATATCCGCTTACAAACTATAGGCGACACAGAAAGTTTGCCTAAAAGTTGCCGCCAGGAGCTACAGGAAGCCATTGAAATAACAAGTGGTAACTCCCGGATGACGTTAGTGTTAGCCCTTAGCTATAGTGGTCGTTGGGAGCTTGCGCAGGCCATGCGAAAGCTGGCAGGTAAAGTAGAGCAAGGCGAAATTTCAGCAGCAGAGATAACTGAAGGCATGATAGCTGATCATCTGGCTACAGCAGGTATGCCAGACCCTGAACTACTCATACGTACAAGTGGCGAAATGCGCATCAGTAATTTTTTACTATGGCAATTAGCTTACACGGAATTATACATAACAGAATTGCTTTGGCCGGACTTCCGGAAAGAGCATCTATACGAAGCAATATTATCTTACCAACGTCGCGAAAGACGCTTCGGTAAGACCAGTGAACAACTAATCAAGTAA